From a single Aspergillus puulaauensis MK2 DNA, chromosome 2, nearly complete sequence genomic region:
- a CDS encoding uncharacterized protein (COG:S;~EggNog:ENOG410PYQU;~SECRETED:SignalP(1-17);~TransMembrane:7 (n6-13c17/18o33-53i60-83o95-116i128-150o212-236i296-319o339-358i)), with product MMWNRVFLAWLVLPVVAQSDRDSRDVLCVYPLSGVYAPLQRILFYLLLSFGVIGRRQRWLVAGALASAMTYCGAAAIHSILLLAKARSPVVDLDVYGVFAATSTGIMLTTPLLAWSTTLQTVEREVRMLITLWTLLILVGAILAVATIYIRGATKSPPCYDSLSLDIPSTASTLHNATANCTYVCFPEVSPLGRSPDDVLVWDNKLARPFDIISVFLPTIAAAVPAAFIAWTQYVYRNGDSYLIRPPPIFSRLELGWLGELLFEKRRDRNPSSRTHSEPPELSEPAPGRRPVRFPWLAVAYQYYFVLGSFGVFVVNLVMNEVRFRDLPVDEMMYEVDQWTSWVGVALILLAQVLSRFLKRSRADTLRSAGGGEELRIWDQERGEGEYRKEMGIRTDTFRSEASTFRRRNSL from the coding sequence atgatgtggaACCGAGTATTCCTTGCATGGCTTGTTCTGCCCGTGGTTGCGCAGTCCGACCGGGACAGCCGCGATGTGCTCTGCGTGTATCCTCTATCCGGAGTCTATGCTCCTCTCCAGCGGatcctcttctatctcttACTGTCATTCGGGGTCATCGGTCGCCGCCAGAGATGGCTCGTAGCTGGAGCCCTGGCAAGCGCCATGACCTACTGCGGCGCCGCAGCAATACACTCAATCCTACTGCTTGCCAAAGCCCGCTCGCCAGTCGTTGATCTGGATGTATACGGTGTCTTCGCTGCAACATCCACCGGGATCATGCTCACAACACCTCTCCTCGCCTGGTCAACGACACTGCAGACCGTGGAGCGAGAGGTCCGGATGCTCATCACCCTCTGgaccctcctcatcctcgtcggcGCCATTCTCGCGGTCGCAACGATCTATATCAGGGGAGCAACCAAGAGCCCTCCCTGCTACGACTCTTTATCGTTAGACATCCCAtctacagcatcaacatTGCACAATGCCACCGCCAACTGCACATATGTCTGCTTTCCAGAAGTATCCCCTCTAGGCCGCTCCCCAGACGACGTCCTCGTCTGGGACAATAAACTCGCGCGACCTTTTGATATCATCTCTGTTTTCCTCCCAACCATTGCAGCCGCCGTCCCAGCTGCTTTCATCGCGTGGACTCAGTATGTCTACCGCAACGGAGATTCTTATCTCATCCGGCCACCGCCGATATTCAGCCGTCTAGAACTTGGGTGGCTCGGGGAGCTACTATTCGAGAAGCGGCGCGATCGCAATCCGTCCTCGAGAACCCACTCAGAACCACCAGAGCTATCTGAACCAGCCCCAGGCCGCCGTCCAGTGCGGTTTCCCTGGCTCGCTGTGGCATACCAGTACTACTTCGTGCTCGGCTCGTTCGGCGTCTTCGTGGTGAACCTGGTGATGAATGAGGTGCGGTTTCGAGATCTCCCCGTGGACGAGATGATGTATGAGGTGGACCAGTGGACTTCTTGGGTGGGCGTTGCCTTGATTCTGCTGGCGCAGGTGCTGAGTCGGTTTTTGAAGCGTTCGAGAGCGGATACTCTACGGAGTGCAGGTGGTGGAGAGGAACTGCGTATATGGGATCAGGAACGGGGTGAGGGTGAGTATCGGAAGGAGATGGGTATACGGACAGACACATTTCGCAGTGAGGCCTCGACATTTCGGAGGAGAAATAGTCTTTAG
- a CDS encoding uncharacterized protein (COG:S;~EggNog:ENOG410Q19M;~InterPro:IPR019180;~PFAM:PF09791) — protein MPSATKTPLYEPEEVPRIKNAKRLTKTRTKQLVKAASRDGDDPPPKPGLGECCGSSCDPCVNDLWREELACWRERWGVDAEGKSAGGDGKDVTEAKEVKQVKKMPGSFDW, from the coding sequence ATGCCATCCGCAACAAAAACGCCACTTTATGAGCCCGAGGAAGTCCCGCGCATAAAAAACGCGAAACGGCTTACCAAGACGCGCACAAAGCAGCTTGTCAAGGCCGCGTCGCGGGACGGGGATGACCCGCCTCCGAAACCGGGGCTGGGGGAGTGCTGTGGGAGTTCGTGCGACCCGTGTGTTAATGATCTTTGGAGGGAGGAGTTGGCTTGTTGGAGGGAGAGATGGGGGGTTGACGCGGAGGGTAAAAGCGCTGGTGGGGATGGGAAGGACGTCACGGAAGCCAAAGAGGTGAAGCAAGTGAAGAAAATGCCAGGAAGTTTTGACTGGTAG
- a CDS encoding uncharacterized protein (COG:T;~EggNog:ENOG410PKN8;~InterPro:IPR019819,IPR002018,IPR029058;~MEROPS:MER0033198;~PFAM:PF00135,PF07859;~SECRETED:SignalP(1-22)): MLILNLSVTFLLTAILSQCTSATIQHDNHLPLLNLPYGTWRAHHYDHDVDVYTFRNIRYAAPPVGDLRWSKPTPPEFIPGIQNGSYGHNCIPAPIPGNFENPIFENISKNAAEDCLFLDVYVPGKALKERNSSVPVVVWIHGGGYVTGSKDQAIELGYYDGTSLVQRGDNDLIVVSINYRLGGFGFLAGEPLLSQGDFNAGLHDQRAALEWVQSYIHLLGGDRHNVSAWGQSGGAGSIIYHLIAEGGSRDPLFRRALLQSPAFGVNANPPVYKKRFETFAAAAGCLSKGEDSLRCLRAANSSALAKANGKVFAGEASPVPDGKYIRGPALVEYARGNTWKDMDSIINSHVLDEASLFLPDPIPGGFLQSFISGSLPPNSTAGTKRMVDYYQENYANSSMKEKAAAMYFDLIFSCNMRAVLEAYPDSSWSMQYSFIDGVINGTHGSDAPATWYNSELQGYTEPLFERFQRYLTNHARTADPNVPRSGEYHLEYWPRVSGLGDEVPGNVLNVTNGGFRIIKDSQMSRDVCEIWNEVLLDAVQ; the protein is encoded by the exons ATGCTGATACTCAATTTATCTGTCACCTTTCTCCTTACAGCGATCTTGTCCCAGTGCACATCTGCGACCATCCAGCACGACAACCACCTTCCTCTGCTGAATCTTCCGTACGGAACATGGCGAGCACATCATTATGATCACGATGTAGAT GTCTACACATTCCGCAACATCCGCTACGCTGCTCCCCCAGTGGGCGACCTGCGATGGTCCAAGCCAACACCCCCTGAATTCATACCTGGTATACAAAACGGCTCATACGGGCATAACTGCATTCCTGCTCCTATTCCTGGAAACTTCGAAAACCCGATATTCGAAAACATCTCTAAGAATGCCGCTGAAG actgcctcttcctcgatgTCTACGTCCCGGGAAAGGCTCTTAAGGAACGAAACAGTTCAGTGCCCGTAGTCGTCTGGATCCACGGCGGCGGGTATGTCACCGGCTCCAAAGACCAGGCTATCGAGTTGGGATACTACGACGGCACAAGCCTTGTTCAACGCGGGGACAACGACCTGATTGTTGTTTCCATCAACTACCGTCTCGGCGGGTTTGGGTTCCTCGCCGGAGAACCTCTACTCAGTCAAGGAGATTTCAACGCCGGTCTTCATGACCAACGAGCTGCGCTAGAATGGGTCCAGTCGTATATCCATTTACTCGGCGGTGACCGCCATAATGTCTCCGCCTGGGGCCAGTCTGGTGGCGCGGGCTCTATCATATACCACCTCATTGCAGAAGGCGGATCGCGGGATCCGCTCTTTAGAAGGGCACTGCTGCAGAGTCCTGCCTTTGGTGTGAATGCGAACCCGCCGGTGTATAAGAAGAGATTCGAGACttttgctgcagctgcggGATGTCTATCTAAGGGGGAGGATTCACTCCGCTGTCTTCGCGCGGCGAATAGTTCTGCCCTGGCCAAGGCAAATGGGAAGGTATTCGCAGGAGAAGCGTCTCCTGTTCCAGACGGGAAGTATATTCGGGGTCCTGCCCTGGTGGAGTACGCGAGAGGCAATACCTGGAAAGACATGGACTCTATAATAAACAGCCACGTCCTCGACGAAGCGAGTCTTTTCCTCCCTGATCCAATCCCAGGTGGCTTCCTGCAGTCGTTTATCTCCGGCAGTCTCCCGCCAAACTCTACCGCTGGAACGAAACGCATGGTGGATTATTACCAAGAGAACTACGCTAACTCGAGTATGAAAGAGAAGGCTGCGGCAATGTACTTTGACCTTATCTTCAGCTGTAACATGCGTGCCGTTCTTGAGGCATACCCTGACAGCTCCTGGTCAATGCAGTACAGTTTCATTGATGGTGTTATTAACGGGACTCATGGGTCGGATGCACCTGCGACTTGGTATAATTCGGAGCTGCAGGGGTATACGGAGCCGCTTTTTGAGAGGTTCCAGAGGTATCTCACTAACCATGCGAGGACGGCAGATCCGAATGTACCGCGGAGTGGGGAGTATCACCTTGAATACTGGCCAAGGGTTAGTGGGCTGGGTGATGAGGTGCCTGGGAATGTGCTTAATGTGACGAACGGAGGATTCAGGATTATAAAGGATAGTCAGATGTCTAGGGATGTTTGCGAGATTTGGAACGAGGTGCTTCTGGATGCGGTGCAGTAA
- the ATP9 gene encoding ATP synthase subunit C family protein (COG:C;~EggNog:ENOG410PPGS;~InterPro:IPR038662,IPR035921,IPR000454,IPR020537, IPR002379;~PFAM:PF00137;~TransMembrane:2 (i90-110o122-144i);~go_component: GO:0033177 - proton-transporting two-sector ATPase complex, proton-transporting domain [Evidence IEA];~go_component: GO:0045263 - proton-transporting ATP synthase complex, coupling factor F(o) [Evidence IEA];~go_function: GO:0015078 - proton transmembrane transporter activity [Evidence IEA];~go_process: GO:0015986 - ATP synthesis coupled proton transport [Evidence IEA];~go_process: GO:1902600 - proton transmembrane transport [Evidence IEA]), which produces MAASRVFAQRLATSMAATSKVARPAARVQAVPKRTLTTQRQAIPFQTVKRQQPSMIQATARQGFAARRQYSSEIADAMVQVSQNIGMGSAAIGLGGAGIGIGVVFGSLLLAVSRNPALRGQLFSYAILGFAFVEAIGLFDLMVAMMCKYV; this is translated from the coding sequence ATGGCCGCCTCTCGTGTCTTTGCCCAGCGCCTGGCCACCTCCATGGCCGCAACCTCCAAGGTTGCCCGCCCTGCCGCTCGCGTCCAGGCCGTCCCCAAGCGCACTCTCACCACCCAGCGCCAGGCCATCCCCTTCCAGACCGTCAAGCGCCAGCAGCCCTCCATGATCCAGGCCACCGCTCGCCAGGGCTTCGCTGCCCGCCGCCAGTACTCCTCTGAGATCGCCGACGCCATGGTCCAGGTCTCCCAGAACATTGGTATGGGCTCTGCTGCCATCGGTCTCGGTGGTGCCGGTATCGGTATCGGTGTTGTTTTCGGTTCTCTCCTCCTGGCCGTCTCCCGCAACCCTGCTCTCCGTGGCCAGCTCTTCTCCTACGCCATTCTTGGTTTCGCTTTCGTCGAAGCCATTGGTCTGTTCGACCTCATGGTTGCCATGATGTGCAAGTACGTCTAG
- a CDS encoding uncharacterized protein (COG:S;~EggNog:ENOG410PI76;~InterPro:IPR037291,IPR025554,IPR011935;~PFAM:PF13600,PF13598) has translation MTDIATSEVLISELATKEVTLAPKQVTVVREIPTTIQPGQNEITILGLDPHVDRDSIRIEGSGAATITDIQTSVVPQRLDFNDVYPLETENDRQTSDEDEDISEDEEALDDAELQAIRKEIEKVEERKGRASSDINAARAILNIMEDYAKGLHKEEKTDVKQFEQFLDLYSTRRDAQAERNQAAVAEVETCEKELAKLQRRFERRKARYLQDQRAASLAVRLRNEKRARAREQKKSERVQERREKSYFWASSVGRVIVSLDGQNAVFTPGSSRRSSVVERVERVERVENVQEASSIDVVLRLSYIVPKASWSSRYELRINSPSSSARLTYRAEFINSSTETWRDTRVTLSTSQASFSGIGARIPSLDAWNIKLLENASNGSSSNGPSWDRILDVPRSGPVGNFALLHHQDAARKPSHYSKLPPSIPPAQSGSLFSVPINSSTGSEPQAGGLFGGQAKGGGLFGAPPQPPTPQQPQNLNGFGSNSNNVPSAAPPAPPPPPPPAPSSGVKSLFGQSMSAPNNAGGQSPQNNPFDTAASAAVELEADDSDTQSLTSSALEHQDSVKQDYGMTTSYELPSRRTLAPSLVSRRHVLADLDLKSVTLTYVVVPKRQEAAFLRARIKNTSSLTLHPGQVGITVDGTFVGTASLELCGPNVFFNISLGIDPGIQVKYAKPAVKLITGAMFFNKENGAKFRRSCWVNNTKTTAVDLIVFDQVPVSDDEKLRVNLLQPAGLEKEGDEADIEMEKKKGHGTATLQKNGQIKWTLRLEPREEIRLVLEYEAKVPTGSDVSAA, from the exons ATGACCGACATCGCGACATCAGAGGTGCTCATCTCCGAGCTGGCCACCAAAGAGGTCACTCTCGCCCCAAAACAAGTCACCGTCGTGCGCGAGAtccccaccaccatccag CCCGGCCAAAACGAAATCACcatcctcggcctcgaccCGCACGTCGACCGCGACTCCATCCGCATCGAAGGCTCCGGCGCCGCGACCATCACCGACATCCAGACCAGCGTCGTCCCACAACGACTAGACTTTAACGACGTCTACCCGCTCGAGACAGAAAATGACCGGCAAAcaagcgatgaagacgaagatatctccgaggacgaggaggcgctCGACGACGCCGAGCTGCAAGCGATCCGCAaagagatcgagaaggtAGAAGAGCGCAAAGGACGCGCCTCAAGCGATATCAACGCCGCGCGCGCAATTCTGAATATCATGGAGGATTACGCGAAGGGACTACAtaaagaagagaaaacagATGTGAAGCAGTTCGAGCAGTTCTTGGATCTATATAGTACCCGGCGCGACGCCCAGGCTGAGCGCAACCAGGCGGCTGTCGCGGAGGTCGAGACCTGCGAGAAGGAGCTGGCGAAGCTGCAAAGGAGATTCGAGCGGCGCAAGGCGCGATATCTGCAGGACCAGCGCGCGGCGTCGCTGGCGGTTCGGCTGCGAAATGAGAAGCGGGCTAGGGCTCgcgagcagaagaagagtgaGCGCGTGCAGGAGCGCCGTGAGAAGAGCTACTTCTGGGCCAGCAGTGTCGGGCGGGTCATTGTCTCGCTGGATGGGCAGAATGCTGTATTCACGCCGGGGTCGAGTCGGAGAAGCTCGGTGGTtgagagggttgagagggttgagagggttGAGAACGTGCAGGAGGCCTCGTCCATTGATGTCGTCCTGCGCCTGAGCTATATCGTGCCGAAGGCAAGCTGGTCTTCGCGGTACGAGCTGCGGATCAattcgccctcgtcgtctgcGCGGTTGACATATCGTGCCGAATTCATCAACTCGTCGACCGAGACCTGGCGCGATACTCGCGTCACGCTGTCTACATCGCAGGCTTCGTTCAGCGGCATCGGGGCGCGCATCCCTTCCTTGGATGCATGGAATATCAAGCTGCTGGAAAATGCTTCCAATGGCAGCTCGTCCAACGGCCCTTCTTGGGATCGGATCCTGGATGTCCCCCGGTCTGGTCCTGTTGGGAATTTCGCACTATTGCATCATCAGGATGCAGCTCGAAAGCCTTCTCACTATTCAAAATTGCCGCCTTCTATTCCGCCAGCACAGTCCGGTAGCCTTTTCTCAGTGCCAATAAACTCGTCAACGGGGTCCGAACCACAGGCAGGAGGCCTGTTCGGAGGACAAGCAAAGGGGGGAGGCCTGTTCGGAGCACCACCgcaaccaccaacaccacaacagcCTCAGAATCTGAATGGCTTCGGGTCGAATTCAAATAATGTGCCCTcggcagcaccaccagctcctcctccacctcctcctcctgctccttcaTCCGGAGTGAAGTCCTTATTCGGACAGTCGATGAGTGCACCCAACAACGCCGGAGGCCAGTCGCCACAGAACAACCCATTCGACACCGCAGCAAGCGCAGCAGTCGAGCTCGAGGCGGACGATTCAGACACGCAGTCTCTTACATCCAGTGCCCTCGAACACCAGGACTCCGTCAAGCAAGACTACGGCATGACAACCTCGTACGAACTCCCCAGCCGGCGCACACTGGCCCCCTCCCTCGTTTCCCGGCGCCACGTCCTCGCAGACCTCGACCTCAAGTCCGTCACACTCACGTACGTGGTTGTCCCCAAGCGCCAGGAGGCTGCATTCCTACGGGCCAGAATCAAGAATACCTCCTCCCTCACGCTGCACCCTGGGCAAGTTGGAATCACGGTCGACGGGACGTTCGTCGGGACGGCGAGTCTTGAGTTGTGTGGGCCGAACGTCTTTTTCAATATCTCGCTCGGCATTGACCCGGGGATTCAAGTCAAGTATGCAAAGCCGGCTGTGAAGCTGATAACGGGTGCAATGTTCTTCAATAAGGAGAATGGGGCCAAGTTCCGCCGCTCCTGTTGGGTGAATAATACAAAGACTACTGCCGTGGATCTTATCGTGTTCGATCAGGTCCCTGTCTCGGACGATGAGAAGCTCCGGGTGAATCTTCTGCAGCCGGCTGGTCTTGAGAAAGAGGGTGACGAGGCGGATatcgagatggagaagaagaagggacaTGGAACTGCAACCCTGCAGAAGAATGGCCAGATCAAGTGGACGCTGCGTCTTGAGCCACGGGAGGAGATCCGTCTCGTGCTGGAATATGAGGCCAAGGTGCCAACTGGGAGCGATGTCAGCGCGGCATAA